Proteins co-encoded in one Papaver somniferum cultivar HN1 chromosome 5, ASM357369v1, whole genome shotgun sequence genomic window:
- the LOC113280519 gene encoding F-box protein At5g07610-like — MNTLTTRISAGNDENSSLTSLVVNTSDLLIKILLCLPVEFLLIVKPVSKLWYSLISDSYFMRKHCVLHNNKLSVVSGLYFLCHAPTNEQNIPTYRTLLLEKAKISTNVVNFPIQVNEQPGGGLHIQQSCNGLLLCRRPGPHTGTRYIYNPSTRHYRMIPPPPPFQTEDMDLSSYCQWQFYLAFSPHKSINYEVVFLWRTGYDMTDYKHQMAVYSSKTGSWRLCGNVELDCVFEMEIDYSGWKPICRVDLDGLAYQYGNVEVSRYRILIVGHVQGDGDEDELKALILLPGKIISHDLRTKGFKEICDCRQLVQYPTPAYIRSLANV, encoded by the exons ATGAACACGTTGACGACGAGGATTTCAGCAggtaatgatgaaaactcatccttAACATCATTAGTAGTTAACACTAGTGATCTTTTGATTAAGATTCTCTTGTGTTTACCTGTTGAATTTTTACTTATCGTCAAACCTGTGTCAAAACTTTGGTATTCCCTCATCTCCGATTCCTATTTCATGCGAAAACATTGTGTGCTTCATAACAACAAACTTTCAGTAGTATCTGGATTGTATTTTCTCTGTCATGCACCTACTAATGAGCAAAACATCCCGACCTACCGTACGCTTTTACTTGAAAAAGCCAAAATCAGTACTAATGTGGTTAATTTTCCAATCCAAGTGAATGAACAACCAGGAGGAGGTTTACATATTCAACAATCTTGTAATGGTCTTCTTTTGTGCCGTCGACCTGGTCCTCATACCGGAACGCGTTATATTTACAATCCTTCCACAAGACATTACAGAATGattcctccaccacctccattcCAAACTGAAGACATGGATTTGAGTTCTTATTGTCAATGGCAATTCTATTTAGCTTTCAGTCCACACAAATCAATTAACTATGAAGTTGTATTTCTTTGGAGAACTGGTTACGATATGACTGATTATAAACATCAGATGGCAGTATATTCTTCTAAAACAGGTTCATGGAGACTCTGTGGAAATGTTGAGCTTGATT GTGTTTTTGAGATGGAGATTGATTACAGCGGGTGGAAACCGATATGTCGAGTGGACCTTGACGGATTAGCATATCAGTATGGAAATGTTGAAGTTTCCCGTTACCGCATATTAATTGTAGGTCATGTGCAAGgagatggtgatgaagatgagTTGAAGGCCTTGATACTTTTACCTGGCAAGATCATATCTCATGATCTCAGGACAAAAGGGTTCAAAGAGATTTGCGATTGTCGCCAGCTTGTTCAATATCCAACACCTGCTTATATTAGATCACTTGCTAATGTTTGA